The sequence CGAGAGCGGCCCCAACCTGGAGCTGGAGGCGCTCGCGCCGCGGCCCGGCGACGCCGCCCAGATGGCCGACCCCCACGCCTTCGTCGTGGCTGGCCCCCTGCCCCCCCTGGAGGAGATCGAGCGGCGGTATGTCCGCCATGTCCTGGAGCGCATGGACGGGCGACGGATGGATGCCGCCCGCGCGCTCGGCATCTCCTACCCCACATTCCTGCGCCGGCTCGGCGAGGAGTAGGCGGGCAGCACTTCAAGATTCTTATTCAAGGTTCTTTCATTGCCCCCGGGCCTACTTCACATTTTTTAAAGTCCCCGGGGCCTTCCCTCCCCGCCCGTCAGAGGGAGGCCCCCTTCGCACACGTGGCACGGCTCTTGCCCATCTGAGCCGGACACGCGCCCCATCTCCCGCGAGGAGACGCGGCGCCTTCCTTTGTGTGTGGAGGCTGAGAGAAATGAAGTCCAACGAGCAGAAGGCTGGCTCCGCCAGCTCGCTCCGGACGGTGCTGGCCAGTGACTTGCCCGCCTCCCTGGTGGTCTTCCTGGTGGCCCTGCCGCTGTGCATGGGCATCGCCCTGGCCTCGGGCGCTCCCATCATGTCCGGGCTCATCGCCGGGGTGGTGGGCGGCCTGGTGGTGGGCTTGTTCGGCGGGGTGCCGCTGCTGGTGAGCGGCCCGGCCGCGGGCCTGGCGGTGATGGTGTTCGGCTTCATCAATGAGCTGGGCTTCGCCGCCACGTGCGCCGCGGTGGCCGCCGCGGGCGTCATCCAGATGGTGCTCGGCGGCGTGAAGGTGGCGCGCGCCGCGCTGGGCATCTCCCCGGCCGTCATCCACGGCATGCTCGCGGGCATCGGCATCCTCATCGTGCTGGGCCAGCTGCACATCGTGCTGGGCGGCGCGCCGCAGTCCAACGCCTGGGCCAACCTGCGCGAGCTGCCGGGGCAGATCATGGACCTGCATGGCCCCGCGACGATCCTGGGCCTGGTCACCATTGGCATCCTGGTGCTGTGGCAGGTGATGCCCAACAGCCGCCTCAAGAAGGTGCCCGGACCGCTGGTGGCGGTGGTGGTGGGCTCGGTGGCCGCGGCGGTGTGGGGCGCGGACGTGAAGCGGGTGGATCTGGCCGGGAGCCTCTTCGAGAGCATCCAGCTGCCCCAGCTGCCCGAGAACTGGGGCGCCTTCGCGGCCGCGGTGTTCTCCCTGGCCCTGGTGGCCAGCGCCGAGTCGCTGCTGAGCGCGGTGGCCACGGACAAGCTGCACACCGGCCCGCGCGCCAACCTGGACAAGGAGCTGTTCGCGCAGGGCATGGCCAACACCCTGTCCGGGCTGATGGGCGGCCTGCCCATCACCGGCGTCATCGTGCGCAGCGCGGCCAACATCGCCGCGGGCGCCAAGACGCGCGCGTCCGCCTTCATGCACGGCGTGTGGATGCTGCTCTTCGTGTCGCTGCTGGGCTCCTACCTCGGCCTGGTGCCCCTCACCGTGCTGGCCGGTCTGCTCGTCCACGTGGGCGCCAAGCTGGTCAACATGCACCACATCCAGGAGCTGCGCCGGCGCGGCGAGCTCGCCGTGTACGTGGTGACGGTGGCTGGCGTGGTGGGCATCAACCTGCTGGCCGGCATCGCGCTGGGCTTCGCGGTGGCGGTGGCGCGGCTGCTGTGGCGGCTGGGCCGGGTGCAGGTGCAGGTGAAGCAGGTGGGTGAGGTGCACCAGGTGCGCGTGGGCGGCGCCCTCACCTTCGTGGGCGTGCCGCAGCTGTCGGCCGCGCTCGCCCAGGTGCCCAATGGGGCCCAGGTGGAGCTGGACCTCGCGGTGGAGACACTGGACCACTCCGGCTACGAGGCCCTGGAGAGCTGGTGCCAGAACCACCGCAAGACAGGCGGCAAGGTGTGGATGGAGCCGCTCGAGGAGGTGTGGGCGCGCAAGGGCTCCGCCTCCTCCCCCAAGTCCGTAGTGCCCGTTTCCGCAACCCCGACTCTCTCCTCGGAAAGTGCCTAATCATGAAAAAGCTCGTTCAGGGTATCCTCGACTTCCAGCGTCACAGCCTTCCCGCCTACCGCTCCACCTTCGCGCGGCTGGCCCATGGACAGACTCCCGATTGCCTGTTCATCGGCTGCGCCGACAGCCGCGTGGTGCCCAACCTCTTCGCGTCCACCAACCCCGGTGACCTCTTCGTCATGCGCAACGTGGGCAACATGGTGCCGCCCTCGGATGCCAAGGGCCTGTCCCTGAGCGATCGCTCCGAGGCGGCGGCCCTGGAGTTCTCCCTGCTCACCCTGCCGGTGAAGGACATCGTGGTGTGCGGCCACTCCGGCTGCGGCGCCATGAAGGCCATTCTGTCGGGGTACAACGACCAGAAGACGCCCAACCTCAGCAGCTGGCTGGACGTGGGCCGTCCCGCCCTGGCCGCCCTCGAGCGCGGTGGGAAGGTCGGCGAGGGGCTGGCCCCGTATGACCGGCTCAGCCAGTACAGCGTGCTGCAGCAGATGGAGAACCTGAAGACCTACCCCCTGGTGCGCGATCGTCTGGCGGCAGGCACCGTGCGGCTGCACGGCTGGTGGTTCGACATCGGCCAGGCACGGGTGCACTCCTACCGTCCGGAGCTGGAGCGCTTCGTCCCCATCGATGAGCTCGAGGGAGAGCGCATGCTCAAGGAGATGGAGCGGCCGAGCGGCTTGGGAGAGGCGTCCACCTCGGCCGCCTGAGCCTCCAGCGCTTGGAATCACCGCCGCCCATCCCTGGATGGGCGGCATGTCTGGGAGGCCCCCGCGCAAGGGGCCACCGGGCAGACCGGGAGGGCAATGCCCGGGGCTCCATACTGGCCCTCCCCCGCCCCATCCTTGCGGGCGCCCCTTCATCGACTCCACCGTCGCAGCCAGCACTGGGCTCTTCTCCTCCAGCCCAGGCGTAAGCCCCCGCTTGAGGGAACCTCCTTCGCCAGAAGGGGGTGGACCGCTGGGGCACCTGAAAGGACGCGAGCACTCGCGCTTCCTGAAGAGAGGACACCTGCGCCCTCGTCTTCTCCCCTCCCAGGGCATGGCCTTCCATCACCGCCGCCATCGCCCACTCGCGAGGCTGGCTCGACGCCGCCCCGCCCATCGCCTTCTATTGACTGACCCGGGTTCGCCCAGGCCGGCAAGTCCCGCCTCACCGTGCGTCAGCTCCTGGCGCGCCAGGCCTGCCTGCCCGCGATCGCTGAGTGGATGGATGCACCCGGCCAGTGGGCTCGCCCGGCAGGCTCCATTGAGCTTCCAGCCAAGGGCGGCATCGGCCAGGCTCGCGCCATCGACCGGGCCTCTGGCTCGCTCGCCACGGGCGGACAGGAGCCGGACCTCACGCCCTCACGCTCGCGGCCCTCACCGCCCCGCCCGCCCTCGCCCCCGGGGAACCCTCGACGCGGTGCTCAAGGCCCACACCCGGTTCGCGCCCGGCGACCCCCGCGCCTGCCCCACGCTGGCTTCGGCCCCAACCCGCGCGCCTTCGGCACCTTGGGCGCAGCGCGGGAGGGATCCCTGGGCTTCGCCGGCCCGGACGCCCAGCGCGGCTTCGACTGCATGCTGAACCGCGCGGGCCTGCCCCTCATGAGCGGCCCGCGCGCCCTGCGCTCCTGTCCGGCTCCACCTCACGCGCGGCGTGAGCCGGACCTCGGCCTGGGGCCGGCTACGACTCCATGACCGGCACCCGGGTACGAACGGGCCGGGCCTCCTCCTGAACGCCCGCGACGGCGGCGGCCTTGTGACTCCGGGCGATGTGCTCGAGCGCATCGTCATACGAAGACACCAGGCTGGCGGACGGAGACTCCTGCGGGAAGCCACCCTGCTCGAGCATCCGCGCCACCTCGCCCCACGCGACGACGACCACCACGCCGTTGCGCATGACGAGGCAGTCCCGGAGGTTCAGCACCTCCTGGAGTCCCGCGGCGTCCAGGTAGGGCACCGCGGTCAGATCGAGCACGGCGTACCTCGGCAGGGGGTGGCTGGCGAGCGCCGTATTGAGGATGCCAGGCGAGAGGAAGTCGAGCGGCCCGCGGACACGGATGCGCTGGAGAGGCGGCCGCTCGTCCTGCCCGGTGGAGGCCACGCCCAGGGCGCGGAAGTGGGGGCGGCCGTCCAGCCGGAGGACCCGCGTCTGGAGTTCCGTCCGGGGCCGGGCCCTCAAGAGCAGTCCGATGGAGAGCAGCACGCCCGCGCCCAATCCGAGCAGGAGATCCACCGAGGCGATGACGATGGCGGTCACCGCCACCACCGCCACCTGGGGACGCTCCTGATCCCACAGCTTGCGCAGGCCCCGGAGATCCAGCAGCCGCACGCCCACCACCACGAGAATGCCCGCGAGCGCGGCGATGGGCACGCGAGCGACGAGCGCTCCAGCCAGGAGGCACACGGCCAGCAGCAGCATCGCATGGAGCACGGACGCCGCGCGGGTACGGGCTCCCGCCTGGATCGACACCGAGGAGCGGACGATGGCCCCCATCACCGGCATGCCGCCGAAGAGCGAGGAGGCGAGGTTGGCCATGCCTTGGGCCATCAGCTCCTGATCATGATCGCTCTTCTGCTTTTCGAAGCCCGGGAATTGATCAATGGCGCTGGCCGACATCAACGAGCCCAGCGACGCGAGCACGGTGAGCGAGAGGACATCGGGCAGCAGCGCGCTCCAGTCCACGCCCGCCAGCGAGGGCAGCTGGGGCGAAGGCAATCCCGCGGGCAGGCTCCCCACGCGGGCGAGCTCCGGCCCCAACAGTCCGCCGAGCAGCGTGGCCACCACGAGCCCCACCAGCACCGAAGGCACCCGGCGCTGTACGCGAGGCAGGCCCACCATGCAGGCGATCGCCACCACGCCGATGACAAAGCCTCCCCCGTGCACCATCCATTCCCCCGCCTGCGCGGGCAGCGAGGACAGCGAGCCGGCCGTCTTCGGCAAGCCCAGCAACCGGGGCAGCTGGCTGTTGAGGAGGATCAGGCCGATGCCCGCCATGAATCCGCGCACCACCGGCGCCGGCAGCAACTTCGCCAACCGGCCCACCCGCAGCATGCCGAGCGCGATCTGCAAGAGCCCGCAGAGGAAGGTGGCCACGACCATGCCCTTGATGCCATGGCGCTGGACCAGCAGGAGCACGATGGGCACCAGCGCGGCCTCGGGCCCCGTCACCTGCAGCCGACAACCGCCCAGCAACCCGGCCACGACGCCGGCGATCGCACCACTGATGAGGCCCACGCTGGCTGGCAGTCCCGACGCCACCGCGAGCGCGATATTGAGCGGCAGCGCCACGCACGCCACCGTGAGGGCTCCAGACAGGTCCTGCCCGAATGTCTTGGGAGAGACCATTTGCTTCCAGTCCTGCCACAGCAGGCGTGCACGGGCCGCGGCTCCAAACGAGTGATGTTCGAGCATGATGCCGGCACGTCTCTTCACATCGCATGCCGCGCCGTGTTCCCTCCGAGGACGCACGCCCCTGTCTGCATCACCCGACACTTCAGTTGAGGGATTGAACCGACACCTGTCCGTTCCAGCCGACACCGGCTCGAAGAGTGAACAACCGGCCACACTCCGCCGTGCACGCAAGCGGGGAGCGCGTTAGGACGCGCACCCCGGAGCCTGCCCACCCCATGCGTCTCGTTCAGCGTCTGCTCATCTCTCACTCCTTGCTCACCGTCATCCTGCTCGGTGCCGCCGGCTTCGCCGTGGTGGCCCTGGTTCGCATGACGAGCCTCCTCACGGAGATCCGCGAGGATCATCTGGGCAAGGTGCAGGAGGAGGAGGCCGTGCACCAGGCGGCCTGGAGCGTGGAGGTCGCCGCCCGGCACGCCATCCTGGCCTGTGAACGCGATCCGAACGTCGGGCCCCAGGTGGCGCTCTCCCTGAAGAAGTCCCTGAGCCAGCTGGAGGTGCTGCTTTCCCACCACGGAGACTCCATCGAGCCGAGCATCCGGAACTCGGCGGAGGCGTTTCGCGCCTATGCACGGTACGTGAGCGAGGAGAACACCTGCACCCGCCTCTTCGAGCCCGCGCTGCGGCAGAAGCGGCTCATCTGGGACGAGACCCTCACGGATGCCTGGATCGCCATCGTGCGCTCCCTGCACCAGGTGGTCCTCAAGCGCGAGGCCGAGGCCTATGCCATTGGTGCCACGGCGATCGGCGTGGGGTCCATCTTCGGAGTCCTCGCGATGTTCGCCGCCTGGGGCGTGGCGCGCTGGATGGCGCGGGGGGTGACGCAGCCCCTGGAGCTGCTCGCCACACAGGCCCAGCAGGTGGGCCAGGGGAACTTCGACCCCATCCAGCCGGTGGGCGGTCCGCTCGAGGTGCAGGAGCTGGCCTCCGAGCTGGAGCGGACGCGCGCGCGTCTGGCGGAGATCGATCACCTCAAGGACGCCTTCGTGGCCTCCGTGTCGCATGATCTCCGGACGCCGCTCACGCGGCTGCGGGCCGCGCTCGGGCTGATGGCGGACGGCACCACCGGTCCGCTCAATGCGCAGCAGCGGCGGGTGATCGATCTGGCGCGAAGTGCCTGCGAGCGGGAGATCCGCCTGGTGTCCGCGCTGCTCGACATGTCCCGCGTGAAGTCCGGCAAGGCGCTGCGGCGCGAGGCGGGCTGCCTGCTGGATGACGTGCTCCTCCGGGCCATGGAGGACATGCAGGGCGAGGCCGAGGAGGCCGGGGTCCAGCTGGAGCTGGAGAAGGAGGGGCCGCTGTCCCCCGCCTCGCTCGACGCGGCCCTCATCGAGCGCGCGGTGGCCAATCTCCTGGGCAACGCCATCCGCGTCTCCTCCCAGGGGCAGAAGGTCCGGATGCTCCGCACCGTCACTCAGGAGGGGCCTCCAGGGCACACCGCGTCCGGCACCTGGGCCCGGGTGGTGGTGCGCGACGAGGGCCCGGGAGTCCGGCCCGAGGTGCGAAACCGTCTCTTCGAGCACTTCTTCACCTCTCCGGTGGGCAATACCGCCCACCCCCCCGGCATCGGCCTGGGCCTGCCGCTGGCGCGCGAGATGATGCGCGCGCATGGCGGCGACGTGGCGTTCCTCGACGAGCCGGGCCCGGGCGCGGCCTTCGCCATCTGGATACCCCTCGAAGGCCCGGCCTCGCTCCGCTACGCTCCCGAGGCGACTCCTTCCGCGTTGCCTGCCGCCCGGAGCCCTGAATGAGCCAGTCCCCCCAGCCTCTGTCCTCTCCCGCCAACCGTGTGCTGGTGGTGGATGACGACCTCGAGCTGTGCGAGCTCATCTGCTTGCGCCTGGAGGCCCAGGGGATGCAGGTGGCGAGCGTCCCCACCGGCCAGCAGGCGCTCGAGCGGGTGGAGGCGGGCAAGGTGGATGCGATGGTGCTCGATCTCCGGCTGGGAGACGTGGATGGCCTGGAGGTGCTCGCCCAGGCCCGCGAGCGCATTCCGGAGCTACCGGTGGTCATCCTCACCGCGCACGGCACCATCGAGACCGCGGTGGAGGCCATGCGCCGGGGCGCCTATGGCTTTCTCACCAAGCCCTTCCAGGACCACGAGCTGGTGCAGAAGCTGGTGCACGCGCTCGAGCGCACGACGCTGCAACGCGAGGTGGATGACCTGCGCCGCATCGTGGCCGGCGTTCCGCGCGAGCGGTTGCTCGGCCGGAGCCCGGCCATCACCCAGGCGCGTGCGAACATCGCCCGCGTGGCGCCCTCGGATGCCACGGTGCTGGTGCTCGGCGAGTCGGGCACGGGCAAGGAGCTGGCCGCGCGATTGCTGCACGGGCTCTCCCGCCGCGCGCATGGGCCCTTCGTGGCGGTGAACTGCGGGGCGCTGCCGCCGGAGCTGCTGGAGAGCGAGCTGTTCGGC is a genomic window of Stigmatella erecta containing:
- a CDS encoding SulP family inorganic anion transporter, with translation MKSNEQKAGSASSLRTVLASDLPASLVVFLVALPLCMGIALASGAPIMSGLIAGVVGGLVVGLFGGVPLLVSGPAAGLAVMVFGFINELGFAATCAAVAAAGVIQMVLGGVKVARAALGISPAVIHGMLAGIGILIVLGQLHIVLGGAPQSNAWANLRELPGQIMDLHGPATILGLVTIGILVLWQVMPNSRLKKVPGPLVAVVVGSVAAAVWGADVKRVDLAGSLFESIQLPQLPENWGAFAAAVFSLALVASAESLLSAVATDKLHTGPRANLDKELFAQGMANTLSGLMGGLPITGVIVRSAANIAAGAKTRASAFMHGVWMLLFVSLLGSYLGLVPLTVLAGLLVHVGAKLVNMHHIQELRRRGELAVYVVTVAGVVGINLLAGIALGFAVAVARLLWRLGRVQVQVKQVGEVHQVRVGGALTFVGVPQLSAALAQVPNGAQVELDLAVETLDHSGYEALESWCQNHRKTGGKVWMEPLEEVWARKGSASSPKSVVPVSATPTLSSESA
- a CDS encoding carbonic anhydrase; its protein translation is MKKLVQGILDFQRHSLPAYRSTFARLAHGQTPDCLFIGCADSRVVPNLFASTNPGDLFVMRNVGNMVPPSDAKGLSLSDRSEAAALEFSLLTLPVKDIVVCGHSGCGAMKAILSGYNDQKTPNLSSWLDVGRPALAALERGGKVGEGLAPYDRLSQYSVLQQMENLKTYPLVRDRLAAGTVRLHGWWFDIGQARVHSYRPELERFVPIDELEGERMLKEMERPSGLGEASTSAA
- a CDS encoding SulP family inorganic anion transporter produces the protein MLEHHSFGAAARARLLWQDWKQMVSPKTFGQDLSGALTVACVALPLNIALAVASGLPASVGLISGAIAGVVAGLLGGCRLQVTGPEAALVPIVLLLVQRHGIKGMVVATFLCGLLQIALGMLRVGRLAKLLPAPVVRGFMAGIGLILLNSQLPRLLGLPKTAGSLSSLPAQAGEWMVHGGGFVIGVVAIACMVGLPRVQRRVPSVLVGLVVATLLGGLLGPELARVGSLPAGLPSPQLPSLAGVDWSALLPDVLSLTVLASLGSLMSASAIDQFPGFEKQKSDHDQELMAQGMANLASSLFGGMPVMGAIVRSSVSIQAGARTRAASVLHAMLLLAVCLLAGALVARVPIAALAGILVVVGVRLLDLRGLRKLWDQERPQVAVVAVTAIVIASVDLLLGLGAGVLLSIGLLLRARPRTELQTRVLRLDGRPHFRALGVASTGQDERPPLQRIRVRGPLDFLSPGILNTALASHPLPRYAVLDLTAVPYLDAAGLQEVLNLRDCLVMRNGVVVVVAWGEVARMLEQGGFPQESPSASLVSSYDDALEHIARSHKAAAVAGVQEEARPVRTRVPVMES
- a CDS encoding HAMP domain-containing sensor histidine kinase: MRLVQRLLISHSLLTVILLGAAGFAVVALVRMTSLLTEIREDHLGKVQEEEAVHQAAWSVEVAARHAILACERDPNVGPQVALSLKKSLSQLEVLLSHHGDSIEPSIRNSAEAFRAYARYVSEENTCTRLFEPALRQKRLIWDETLTDAWIAIVRSLHQVVLKREAEAYAIGATAIGVGSIFGVLAMFAAWGVARWMARGVTQPLELLATQAQQVGQGNFDPIQPVGGPLEVQELASELERTRARLAEIDHLKDAFVASVSHDLRTPLTRLRAALGLMADGTTGPLNAQQRRVIDLARSACEREIRLVSALLDMSRVKSGKALRREAGCLLDDVLLRAMEDMQGEAEEAGVQLELEKEGPLSPASLDAALIERAVANLLGNAIRVSSQGQKVRMLRTVTQEGPPGHTASGTWARVVVRDEGPGVRPEVRNRLFEHFFTSPVGNTAHPPGIGLGLPLAREMMRAHGGDVAFLDEPGPGAAFAIWIPLEGPASLRYAPEATPSALPAARSPE